One Prionailurus bengalensis isolate Pbe53 chromosome D3, Fcat_Pben_1.1_paternal_pri, whole genome shotgun sequence genomic region harbors:
- the FOXN4 gene encoding forkhead box protein N4, producing the protein MIESDISSMMSGILQNSGQNHHPSPQEYRLLATTTGEDDLPGDLQSLSWLTAVDVPRLQQMASGRVDLGGPSAPHSHPGALARAASLHVGATPGPLLHGPAGMVPPGMLGLGPMANHGASMNQIPVGGQPSSSLQDQPQLYSPASQTQLSLPPGTQQRPPMGLYGSPFGARPPYPQPRMAVHSSRELHPKHYPKPIYSYSCLIAMALKNSKTGSLPVSEIYTFMKEHFPYFKTAPDGWKNSVRHNLSLNKCFEKVENKMSGSSRKGCLWALNLARIDKMEEEMYKWKRKDLAAIHRSMANPEELDKLISDRPESCRRPGKLGDPEGPVLTHATTVAMAHGRLAVSQLPPQPMMTLSLQSGPLHHQVQPQAHLAPDSPAPAQTPPLHALPELSPSPLPHPAMGRAPVDFINISTDMNPEVDALDPSIMDFALQGNLWEEMKDGGFSLDTLGAFGDSPLGCELGVSGLTPVSGGSDQSFPDLQVTGLYAAYSTPDSVAASATTSSSQYLGSPGNKPIALL; encoded by the exons gcTCCTGGCCACCACCACCGGTGAGGACGACCTTCCCGGGGACCTGCAGTCGCTGTCATGGCTCACAGCTGTGGACGTGCCGCGGCTGCAGCAGATGGCGAGTGGCCGCGTGGACCTGGGTGGCCCCAGTGCACCCCACTCACATCCAG GTGCCTTGGCCAGGGCAGCCAGCCTGCATGTGGGAGCCACCCCAGGTCCACTGCTCCACGGCCCGGCTGGCATGGTCCCCCCAGGCATGCTAGGCCTGGGCCCCATGGCCAATCACGGAGCCAGC ATGAACCAGATCCCTGTGGGGGGCCAGCCCTCATCCAGCCTGCAGGACCAGCCACAGCTGTACTCGCCCGCCTCCCAAACGCAGTTATCGCTGCCCCCAGGCACCCAGCAG CGCCCCCCTATGGGCCTGTACGGCTCCCCGTTTGGAGCACGGCCTCCCTACCCCCAGCCCCGCATGGCTGTGCATTCGTCTCGGGAACTGCACCCCAAGCACTACCCCAAGCCCATCTACTCATACAG CTGTCTGATTGCCATGGCCTTGAAGAACAGTAAGACAGGCAGCCTGCCTGTGAGCGAGATCTACACCTTCATGAAGGAGCACTTTCCCTACTTTAAG ACGGCTCCCGACGGCTGGAAGAACTCGGTGCGGCACAACCTGTCCCTGAACAAGTGCTTTGAGAAGGTGGAGAACAAGATGAGTGGCTCCTCGAGGAAGGGCTGCCTGTGGGCCCTGAACCTGGCCCGCATCGACAAGATGGAGGAGGAGATGTACAAGTGGAAGAGGAAGGACCTCGCCGCCATCCACCGGAGCATGGCCAACCCCG AGGAGCTGGACAAGCTGATCTCGGACCGACCGGAGAGCTGCAGACGCCCTGGCAAACTGGGAGACCCCGAGGGCCCCGTGCTGACTCATGCCACCACGGTGGCCATGGCCCATGGACGCCTGGCTGTCTCCCAGCTTCCGCCCCAGCCAATGATGACCCTGTCCCTGCAGTCCGGCCCCCTGCACCACCAGGTCCAGCCCCAGGCACATCTCGCCCCAGACTCTCCCGCCCCGGCCCAGACCCCACCGCTGCACGCCCTGCCGGAActgagccccagccccctcccccaccccgccatggGAAGGGCGCCCGTGGACTTCATCAACATCAGCACCGACATGAACCCTGAGGTGGATGCCCTGGACCCCAGCATCATGGACTTCGCTCTGCAGG GGAACCTCTGGGAGGAGATGAAGGATGGGGGCTTCAGCCTGGACACGCTGGGGGCCTTCGGAGACTCCCCCCTCGGCTGTGAGCTGGGGGTCTCGGGCCTGACCCCCGTCTCCGGCGGCAGCGACCAGTCCTTCCCAGACCTGCAGGTGACGGGCCTGTATGCTGCGTACTCGACCCCAGACAGCGTGGCCGCGTCGGCCACAACCTCGTCCTCCCAGTACCTGGGCAGCCCAGGGAACAAGCCCATCGCCCTGCTTTGA